A genomic region of Streptomyces rimosus contains the following coding sequences:
- a CDS encoding sensor histidine kinase: MGIRGRIALAISCVTALAVVVLGFAVHHIADAERERSARSYQDDRLSSALQIYERDGTLALGAQLDDATLPAPLRAAVLEGKSGTYRSQGEDPRVWAATGVGGGVAEGHSGSGGSGSGDSGSGGSGSGNSGTGDSGSGRTGAQPRTLSVSAAFPDNDPAQEALDRALLIAGIGTVVLMAGVSWFVSQRLSRRLRHSAAAARRIAAGEPPDAEALAASGRDEVAELGRSVHHMATSLAARVEAERKFTADVAHELRTPVAGLVAAAELLPHERAVELVRDRAQTMRNLVEDLLEVSRLDAGVESAQLDAVDLPSLVRGIVGRAERVRGITDVEIVVAGPARVVETDRRRVERVLVNLLANAAKHGRPPVEVRVEGTRIVVRDHGPGYPPELCAEGPRRFRTAAPERGTGHGLGLTIAAGQAEVLGGRLLFGAAEGGGAEAVLELPEPAETDAETEPVGDRGAVTAS; the protein is encoded by the coding sequence ATGGGCATCCGAGGCCGGATCGCCCTGGCCATTTCGTGTGTGACGGCGCTGGCGGTGGTGGTGCTGGGGTTCGCGGTGCACCACATCGCGGACGCGGAGCGGGAGCGGTCGGCGCGCTCCTATCAGGACGACCGGCTCAGTTCGGCGCTGCAGATCTACGAGCGGGACGGCACGCTGGCGCTGGGCGCCCAGCTGGACGACGCGACGCTGCCGGCACCGCTGCGCGCCGCGGTCCTCGAGGGCAAATCCGGTACGTACCGGAGCCAGGGCGAGGACCCGCGGGTGTGGGCGGCGACCGGCGTGGGCGGCGGGGTCGCGGAGGGCCATTCCGGGAGCGGCGGTTCCGGGAGCGGCGATTCCGGTTCCGGTGGTTCCGGGAGCGGCAATTCCGGTACCGGTGATTCCGGGTCCGGCAGGACCGGCGCGCAGCCGCGGACGCTGTCGGTCTCGGCGGCGTTCCCGGACAACGACCCGGCCCAGGAGGCGCTGGACCGGGCGCTGCTGATCGCGGGCATCGGCACGGTGGTGCTGATGGCCGGCGTGTCGTGGTTCGTCTCGCAGCGGCTGTCCCGGCGGCTGCGGCACAGCGCCGCGGCGGCGCGCCGGATCGCGGCGGGCGAGCCGCCGGACGCCGAGGCGCTGGCGGCGTCCGGCCGGGACGAGGTGGCCGAGCTGGGCCGTTCGGTGCACCACATGGCGACATCGCTGGCGGCGCGGGTGGAGGCGGAGCGCAAGTTCACCGCGGACGTGGCGCACGAGCTGCGTACGCCGGTGGCCGGGCTGGTCGCGGCGGCCGAGCTGCTGCCGCACGAGCGCGCCGTCGAGCTGGTACGGGACCGGGCGCAGACCATGCGCAACCTGGTCGAGGACCTGCTGGAGGTCTCCCGGCTGGACGCGGGCGTGGAATCGGCGCAGCTGGACGCGGTGGACCTGCCGTCGCTGGTGCGCGGCATCGTGGGCCGGGCGGAGCGGGTGCGCGGCATCACGGACGTCGAGATCGTCGTGGCGGGCCCGGCGCGGGTGGTGGAGACCGACCGGCGCCGGGTGGAACGGGTGCTGGTGAACCTGCTGGCGAACGCGGCCAAGCACGGCAGGCCGCCGGTGGAGGTACGGGTCGAGGGCACCCGGATCGTCGTACGCGACCACGGTCCCGGCTACCCGCCGGAGCTGTGCGCGGAGGGGCCGCGCCGATTCCGTACGGCAGCACCCGAGCGCGGCACCGGCCACGGCCTGGGGCTGACGATCGCGGCCGGTCAGGCGGAGGTGCTGGGCGGCCGGCTGCTCTTCGGCGCGGCCGAGGGCGGTGGTGCGGAAGCGGTACTGGAGCTGCCGGAGCCGGCGGAGACGGACGCGGAGACCGAGCCGGTGGGGGACCGGGGAGCGGTGACGGCGTCGTAG
- the bcp gene encoding thioredoxin-dependent thiol peroxidase translates to MSERLQPGDTAPAFTLPDADGKQVSLADHKGRKVIVYFYPAALTPGCTKQACDFTDNLDFLAGHGYDVIGISPDKPEKLAKFREKEELSVTLLGDPEKKVLEAYGAYGEKKLYGKVVTGVIRSTVIVDEEGKVERALYNVKATGHVAKIIKDLGL, encoded by the coding sequence ATGAGCGAGCGACTGCAGCCCGGCGACACCGCCCCCGCCTTCACCCTCCCCGACGCGGACGGCAAGCAGGTCTCGCTCGCCGACCACAAGGGCCGCAAGGTCATCGTCTACTTCTACCCGGCCGCGCTGACCCCCGGCTGTACCAAGCAGGCCTGCGACTTCACCGACAACCTCGACTTCCTGGCCGGCCACGGCTACGACGTCATCGGCATCTCCCCCGACAAGCCGGAAAAGCTCGCGAAGTTCCGCGAGAAGGAGGAACTGTCGGTCACGCTGCTCGGCGACCCCGAGAAGAAGGTCCTGGAGGCATACGGCGCCTACGGCGAGAAGAAGCTGTACGGCAAGGTCGTGACCGGCGTCATCCGCTCCACCGTGATCGTCGACGAGGAGGGCAAGGTCGAACGCGCCCTGTACAACGTGAAGGCCACCGGCCACGTCGCCAAGATCATCAAGGATCTGGGGCTGTAG
- a CDS encoding DUF3618 domain-containing protein, translated as MSEARTPAQIEKDIVRRRQELAVTLDEIGVRLHPKTIMGDAKAKTAAAVDRTAGRAYVAANRAVSDIRAQLVSEDGAPRLERVVPLAMIGVAVVGLLVVGSKRRRS; from the coding sequence GTGTCGGAGGCCAGGACCCCTGCGCAGATCGAGAAGGACATCGTCCGCAGGCGGCAGGAACTCGCTGTGACGCTGGACGAGATCGGCGTGCGGCTGCACCCGAAGACGATCATGGGGGACGCCAAGGCGAAGACGGCGGCGGCCGTGGACCGTACGGCGGGGCGGGCCTACGTGGCCGCCAACCGCGCCGTCTCGGACATCCGCGCCCAGCTCGTGTCGGAGGACGGCGCACCCCGCCTGGAGCGCGTGGTGCCGCTGGCGATGATCGGTGTGGCCGTCGTCGGGCTCCTGGTGGTGGGCTCGAAGCGCCGCCGCTCCTAA
- a CDS encoding GroES family chaperonin yields the protein MLHDRVLVRTDIAEGERRSSGGIVIPATAAVGRRLAWAEVVAVGQNVRTVEPGDRVLYDPEDRAEVEVRGVAYVLMRERDLHAVAAERLEGAEDATGLYL from the coding sequence ATGCTGCACGACCGGGTGCTGGTCCGTACCGACATCGCCGAGGGCGAGCGCCGTTCCAGCGGCGGCATCGTCATTCCGGCGACCGCGGCCGTCGGCCGCCGCCTGGCCTGGGCCGAGGTGGTCGCGGTGGGTCAGAACGTACGGACCGTGGAGCCCGGTGACCGGGTGCTGTACGACCCGGAGGACCGGGCCGAGGTCGAGGTGCGCGGCGTCGCGTACGTCCTGATGCGCGAGCGCGATCTGCACGCGGTGGCGGCGGAGCGCCTGGAGGGGGCCGAGGACGCGACGGGGCTGTACCTGTAG
- a CDS encoding DMT family transporter: protein MAWILLVVAGLLEVGWSIGMKFTEGFTRLWPSVFTGAGIVASMLLLSYAARTLPIGTAYGVWVGIGAAGAAIVGMLVLGEPATAARIFFICLLLVAVVGLKATSGH, encoded by the coding sequence ATGGCATGGATCCTGCTCGTCGTCGCCGGCCTGCTGGAGGTCGGCTGGTCGATCGGCATGAAGTTCACCGAGGGGTTCACCCGGCTGTGGCCCAGCGTCTTCACGGGCGCGGGCATCGTCGCCAGCATGCTGCTGCTCTCGTACGCCGCCCGGACGCTGCCGATCGGTACCGCGTACGGCGTATGGGTCGGCATCGGCGCGGCGGGCGCCGCGATCGTGGGCATGCTGGTGCTCGGCGAGCCCGCCACCGCCGCGCGGATCTTCTTCATTTGTTTGCTGCTGGTGGCGGTGGTGGGGTTGAAGGCGACGTCGGGGCACTGA
- a CDS encoding transglycosylase domain-containing protein, which produces MSDDPQQDGKAGPRVPRWAARSKAPSTGGDAPEEAGPGPGSGSGAGGKGGKSRPRRTGWRRVIPTWRMVLGGFLLILLLIAGGLVAGYLLVPIPAANRAAQAQSNVYLYADGSQIARDGKVNRENVPLSQVPKTTQEAVLAAEDRDFYSESAVDPVAMLRAAWNTVTGKGKQSGSTITQQYVKNYYLGQEQTLTRKAKEFFIAIKLDRERSKSEILEGYLNTSYYGRNAYGIQAAAQAYYSKNSDQLTTAEGAYLATLLNAPSAYDVAAHPENRQRALDRWNYVLDGMVKKKWIGESERAALKFPAPGKAKPPTGLSGQRGYLVEAVRDYLTKNDIIDDRTLAAGGYRITTTLDKKRQDALVKAVDERLMDELGTSKADRYVRAGGTSIDPATGNVVAMYGGIDYAKQYVNSATRRDYQVGSIFKPIVFASAVANNSVTQDGRKITPNTVYDGTNKREAVSNGRGTGFSPENEDGRSYGPITVTTATDKSVNAVYAQMGVDVGPRKVKETAIDLGVPKDTPSLGSSEGAISLGTATPSVLDMTQVYATLANHGKQRAYSLVSKATKGGETVELPDRGEKTAVPRNAADTTTSILRSVIESPGGTGAEARAAGRPAAGKTGTAEEDRAAWFAGYTPELATVVAVLGQDPDSGAQKPLYGAAGLTRINGGGFPARIWAQYTADALEGKPVKDFDLDLEEGADQPPSQEPSTPGESSSSSSASPTDSAPPTGPTGQPPTTGPTTAPGPSHPTYPTHEPTTGPTEDWPTVEPPTGGIDGGTGGGMGGVGGGRGGIGGGVGGDGGMNGYAGAYGGWENLPGM; this is translated from the coding sequence ATGAGCGACGATCCGCAGCAGGACGGCAAGGCCGGTCCCCGCGTTCCGAGGTGGGCCGCGCGCTCCAAGGCGCCCTCGACCGGCGGCGACGCGCCGGAGGAGGCCGGGCCCGGCCCTGGTTCCGGCTCCGGCGCCGGCGGGAAGGGTGGCAAGTCCCGCCCCAGGCGCACCGGCTGGCGACGTGTCATCCCCACCTGGCGGATGGTGCTGGGCGGCTTCCTGCTCATCCTGCTGCTGATCGCGGGCGGCCTGGTCGCCGGGTACCTCCTCGTCCCCATCCCCGCCGCCAACCGGGCCGCGCAGGCGCAGAGCAACGTCTACCTGTACGCGGACGGCAGCCAGATCGCCCGCGACGGCAAGGTCAACCGCGAGAACGTCCCGCTCAGCCAGGTACCCAAGACCACCCAGGAAGCCGTACTGGCCGCCGAGGACCGCGACTTCTACTCGGAGTCCGCCGTCGACCCCGTCGCCATGCTGCGCGCCGCCTGGAACACCGTCACCGGCAAGGGCAAGCAGTCCGGTTCGACCATCACCCAGCAGTACGTGAAGAACTACTACCTCGGGCAGGAGCAGACCCTCACCCGCAAGGCCAAGGAGTTCTTCATCGCGATCAAGCTGGACCGCGAGCGCAGCAAGTCCGAGATCCTGGAGGGCTACCTCAACACCAGCTACTACGGCCGCAACGCCTACGGCATCCAGGCCGCGGCGCAGGCGTACTACAGCAAGAACTCCGACCAGCTCACCACCGCCGAGGGCGCCTACCTCGCCACCCTGCTCAACGCGCCCAGCGCCTACGACGTCGCCGCCCACCCGGAGAACCGGCAGCGCGCCCTGGACCGCTGGAACTACGTCCTGGACGGCATGGTCAAGAAGAAATGGATCGGCGAGTCCGAACGGGCGGCGCTGAAGTTCCCCGCCCCGGGCAAGGCCAAGCCGCCGACCGGCCTGTCCGGGCAGCGCGGCTACCTCGTCGAGGCGGTCCGCGACTATCTGACCAAGAACGACATCATCGACGACCGGACACTGGCCGCCGGCGGCTACCGCATCACCACCACCCTCGACAAGAAGCGGCAGGACGCGCTGGTCAAGGCGGTGGACGAGCGGCTGATGGACGAACTGGGCACCTCGAAGGCGGACCGGTACGTACGCGCCGGCGGCACCTCCATCGACCCCGCCACCGGCAACGTCGTGGCCATGTACGGCGGCATCGACTACGCCAAGCAGTACGTCAACAGCGCCACCCGCCGCGACTACCAGGTCGGCTCGATCTTCAAGCCGATCGTCTTCGCCTCCGCGGTCGCCAACAACTCGGTCACCCAGGACGGCCGCAAGATCACCCCGAACACGGTCTACGACGGCACCAACAAGCGCGAGGCCGTCAGCAACGGCCGGGGTACCGGCTTCTCGCCCGAGAACGAGGACGGCCGCTCCTACGGCCCGATCACCGTCACCACCGCCACCGACAAGTCCGTCAACGCCGTCTACGCGCAGATGGGCGTGGACGTGGGGCCGCGGAAGGTCAAGGAGACCGCCATCGACCTCGGCGTCCCCAAGGACACGCCGAGCCTCGGCTCCTCCGAGGGCGCCATCTCGCTCGGCACCGCCACGCCCAGCGTGCTGGACATGACGCAGGTGTACGCGACGCTCGCCAACCACGGCAAGCAGCGCGCGTACAGCCTCGTCTCCAAGGCCACCAAGGGCGGCGAGACCGTCGAGCTGCCGGACCGCGGCGAGAAGACCGCGGTGCCGCGCAACGCCGCGGACACCACCACCTCCATCCTGCGCAGCGTCATCGAGAGCCCCGGCGGCACCGGCGCCGAGGCCCGCGCCGCCGGACGGCCCGCGGCCGGCAAGACCGGCACCGCCGAGGAGGACCGGGCCGCCTGGTTCGCCGGCTACACGCCCGAGCTGGCCACCGTCGTCGCCGTCCTGGGGCAGGACCCGGACTCCGGTGCGCAGAAGCCGCTGTACGGCGCCGCGGGCCTGACCCGTATCAACGGCGGCGGCTTCCCCGCCCGGATCTGGGCCCAGTACACGGCCGACGCCCTGGAGGGGAAGCCGGTCAAGGACTTCGACCTGGACCTGGAGGAGGGCGCGGACCAGCCGCCCTCCCAGGAGCCGAGCACCCCCGGCGAGTCGTCGAGCAGCAGCTCCGCGTCCCCGACCGACAGCGCCCCGCCCACCGGCCCCACCGGCCAGCCGCCGACCACCGGCCCCACCACGGCCCCCGGCCCCAGCCACCCGACGTACCCGACCCACGAACCGACCACCGGCCCCACCGAGGACTGGCCCACCGTGGAACCGCCCACCGGAGGCATCGACGGCGGGACGGGCGGCGGAATGGGCGGCGTCGGCGGAGGCCGGGGCGGGATCGGCGGCGGCGTCGGCGGGGACGGGGGTATGAACGGGTACGCCGGGGCCTATGGGGGGTGGGAGAACTTGCCGGGGATGTGA
- a CDS encoding ABC transporter permease, translated as MLYAAVAARSFRRYATYRIATASGVFTNTVFGFIIAYTYIALWTERPHLGGYDLPQALTYAWTGQALLAATGLLMGGGMDDLQERIRSGDIAVDLHRPADLQLWWLAADLGRAAFQLIGRGLLPMAVGTLVFPSALPASAATWLLFLLSVALGVVVGFALRYLVALTSFWLLDGAGVSMVAGLLCMFCSGMVLPLNVFPGAFGEVVRLLPWSSMLQVPADVLLGVHDGAGVAGALAFQAGWAAVLLAAGRLLQSVATRKVVVQGG; from the coding sequence GTGTTGTACGCCGCCGTAGCGGCCCGGAGCTTCCGGCGCTACGCCACCTACCGTATCGCCACCGCCTCCGGTGTCTTCACCAACACCGTCTTCGGCTTCATCATCGCCTACACCTACATCGCCCTGTGGACCGAACGCCCCCACCTGGGCGGCTACGACCTGCCGCAGGCCCTGACCTACGCCTGGACCGGCCAGGCGCTGCTGGCCGCCACCGGGCTGCTGATGGGCGGCGGCATGGACGACCTCCAGGAGCGCATCCGCAGCGGGGACATCGCCGTCGATCTGCACCGGCCCGCCGACCTCCAGCTGTGGTGGCTGGCCGCCGACCTCGGGCGGGCCGCCTTCCAGCTGATCGGCCGGGGCCTGCTGCCGATGGCGGTGGGCACGCTCGTCTTTCCTTCGGCGCTGCCCGCCTCCGCGGCGACCTGGCTGCTGTTCCTGCTGTCGGTGGCGCTCGGCGTGGTCGTCGGCTTCGCGCTGCGCTACCTCGTGGCGCTGACGTCCTTCTGGCTGCTGGACGGCGCGGGCGTCTCGATGGTCGCCGGGCTGCTGTGCATGTTCTGTTCGGGGATGGTGCTGCCGCTGAACGTCTTCCCCGGCGCCTTCGGCGAGGTGGTCCGGCTGCTGCCCTGGTCCTCCATGCTCCAGGTGCCCGCCGACGTGCTGCTCGGCGTGCACGACGGCGCGGGCGTCGCGGGGGCGCTGGCCTTCCAGGCGGGGTGGGCGGCGGTGCTGCTCGCGGCCGGGCGGCTGCTGCAGTCCGTGGCGACGCGGAAGGTCGTGGTGCAGGGTGGCTGA
- a CDS encoding ABC transporter permease produces the protein MAEERVRAGAAVRERAGAAVRIGEGLRAYGLIAAMWVRSTLAYRTSFLLTALGHFAATGLDFLAILLMFSHITVLGGFTLPEVAFLYGTSNAALGLADLALGSMDRLGSRVRDGTMDVLLVRPVPVFAQVAADRFALRRLGRITQAALVLGWSLTRVEVDWTPGRVLLVPLMLLSGTVIFGAVFTLGAAFQFVAQDAAEVQNSFTYGGSTLLQYPPAVFAKDLVRGVTFVVPLAFVNWLPALRLLGRDDPLGLPGWVDFCGPAVAALMCVLAWLAWRTGLRNYRSTGS, from the coding sequence GTGGCTGAGGAGCGGGTGCGCGCCGGGGCGGCCGTACGGGAACGGGCCGGTGCGGCCGTGCGGATCGGGGAGGGGCTGCGGGCGTACGGGCTGATCGCGGCGATGTGGGTACGTTCCACGCTCGCCTACCGGACGTCCTTCCTGCTGACCGCGCTCGGCCACTTCGCCGCCACCGGCCTGGACTTCCTGGCCATCCTCCTGATGTTCTCGCACATCACCGTCCTCGGCGGCTTCACGCTGCCCGAGGTGGCGTTCCTGTACGGCACGTCCAACGCCGCGCTCGGCCTGGCGGACCTGGCCCTGGGCAGCATGGACCGGCTCGGCTCCCGGGTCCGCGACGGCACGATGGACGTGCTGCTCGTGCGCCCCGTACCGGTCTTCGCGCAGGTCGCGGCGGACCGCTTCGCGCTGCGTCGGCTCGGCAGGATCACCCAGGCGGCGCTGGTGCTGGGCTGGTCGCTGACCCGGGTGGAGGTGGACTGGACGCCGGGCAGGGTGCTGCTGGTGCCGCTCATGCTGCTGAGCGGCACGGTGATCTTCGGGGCGGTCTTCACGCTCGGCGCCGCGTTCCAGTTCGTCGCCCAGGACGCGGCGGAGGTGCAGAACTCCTTCACGTACGGCGGATCGACGCTGCTTCAGTATCCGCCCGCCGTCTTCGCCAAGGACCTGGTGCGCGGCGTCACCTTCGTCGTGCCGCTTGCGTTCGTCAACTGGCTGCCCGCGCTGCGCCTGCTGGGCCGCGACGACCCGCTCGGGCTGCCGGGCTGGGTGGACTTCTGCGGGCCCGCGGTGGCGGCGCTGATGTGCGTACTGGCGTGGCTGGCCTGGCGGACGGGCCTGCGCAACTATCGGAGCACGGGGAGCTGA
- a CDS encoding ABC transporter ATP-binding protein, with protein MGVGTRDTAPGAGREAERDAADRRAEPGFIELDGVEKVFHVRRRAGRLRRVREEVRAVDGISFSVPRGAMVGYIGPNGAGKSTTVKMLTGILVPSGGRLRVAGIDPARERTRLARRVGVVFGQRTTLWWDLPLKDSYELVRRMYRVPEAVYRRNLERCVELLGLGPLLPVPVRQLSLGQRMRGDIAAALLHDPEVLYLDEPTIGLDVISKAKVRGFLREVNAERGTTVLLTTHDLTDIEQLCRRVMVIDHGRLVYDGGLDGLHAAGRGERTLVVDLERELPPIEGVPGARTVKVEGPRQWLAFPAAQSAAPVVSAVAERYPLVDLSVREPDIEDVISRMYADSRAP; from the coding sequence ATGGGAGTCGGTACGCGGGACACGGCGCCGGGCGCCGGGCGCGAGGCGGAGCGGGACGCGGCGGACCGCCGCGCGGAGCCGGGATTCATCGAACTGGACGGCGTCGAGAAGGTCTTCCACGTACGGCGCAGAGCGGGGCGGCTGCGGCGGGTGCGGGAAGAGGTGCGGGCCGTCGACGGCATCAGCTTCAGCGTGCCGCGCGGCGCGATGGTCGGTTACATCGGCCCGAACGGCGCGGGCAAGTCCACCACCGTCAAGATGCTGACCGGCATCCTGGTGCCCAGCGGCGGCCGGCTGCGGGTGGCGGGCATCGACCCCGCGCGCGAGCGCACCCGGCTCGCGCGCCGCGTCGGGGTGGTGTTCGGGCAGCGGACGACGCTGTGGTGGGACCTGCCGCTGAAGGACTCCTACGAGCTGGTGCGGCGGATGTACCGGGTGCCGGAGGCGGTCTACCGCCGCAATCTGGAGCGCTGCGTCGAACTGCTCGGCCTCGGCCCGCTGTTGCCGGTGCCGGTACGTCAGCTCTCGCTCGGCCAGCGGATGCGCGGCGACATCGCGGCGGCCCTGCTGCACGACCCGGAGGTGCTCTACCTCGACGAGCCGACCATCGGCCTGGACGTCATCAGCAAGGCGAAGGTCCGCGGCTTCCTGCGCGAGGTGAACGCGGAGCGCGGCACGACGGTCCTGCTGACCACCCACGACCTGACCGACATCGAGCAGTTGTGCCGCCGGGTGATGGTCATCGACCACGGGCGGCTGGTGTACGACGGCGGGCTGGACGGGCTGCACGCCGCGGGGCGCGGCGAACGGACCCTGGTGGTGGATCTGGAACGGGAGCTTCCGCCGATCGAGGGGGTGCCCGGTGCCCGTACGGTCAAGGTGGAGGGCCCGCGGCAGTGGCTGGCGTTCCCCGCGGCGCAGAGCGCGGCGCCGGTCGTCTCGGCGGTGGCGGAGCGCTATCCGCTGGTGGACCTGTCGGTGCGGGAGCCGGACATCGAGGATGTCATCTCCCGGATGTACGCGGACAGTAGAGCGCCGTAA
- a CDS encoding DUF1707 domain-containing protein translates to MTDELPDLRASDADRERVAEILREALAEGRLEMAEFDERLTAAYQARTVGALKPLVADLPQPHDDRTAATRAATSGALSWRERIGGEPTSRGAFAFWSGFSRKGRWTVPRVFTAGVFQAGGEIDLRDAYFEAGEVTVRCFALMGGIDVVVPPGVEVQVTGWGFMGGFDNGDGEPGDPGAPRVKITGFAMMAGVGVRRKMSKREKERLKLERERRAESALPREPGRREVPDRLRKELD, encoded by the coding sequence ATGACTGACGAACTCCCCGATCTGCGCGCATCGGACGCCGACCGTGAGCGGGTCGCCGAGATCCTGCGCGAGGCCCTCGCCGAAGGCCGGCTGGAGATGGCGGAGTTCGACGAGCGGCTGACCGCGGCCTATCAGGCGCGTACGGTCGGCGCGCTGAAGCCGCTGGTGGCGGACCTGCCGCAGCCGCACGACGACCGGACGGCGGCCACCCGCGCCGCCACCTCGGGAGCGCTGTCCTGGCGCGAGCGGATCGGCGGCGAGCCGACCTCCCGCGGCGCCTTCGCCTTCTGGAGCGGCTTCTCGCGCAAGGGGCGCTGGACGGTGCCCCGGGTCTTCACCGCCGGGGTGTTCCAGGCCGGCGGCGAGATCGACCTGCGGGACGCCTACTTCGAGGCCGGTGAGGTCACGGTGCGCTGCTTCGCGCTGATGGGCGGCATCGACGTCGTGGTGCCGCCGGGCGTCGAGGTGCAGGTGACGGGCTGGGGCTTCATGGGCGGCTTCGACAACGGCGACGGCGAGCCGGGGGACCCGGGCGCCCCGCGGGTGAAGATCACCGGGTTCGCGATGATGGCCGGGGTCGGGGTCCGGCGCAAGATGTCCAAGAGGGAGAAGGAACGGCTGAAGCTGGAGCGCGAGCGCCGGGCGGAATCGGCGCTTCCGCGGGAGCCGGGCCGGCGCGAGGTGCCGGACCGGCTGCGCAAGGAACTGGACTGA
- a CDS encoding SGNH/GDSL hydrolase family protein, with translation MSSRGGLPVGGRLSARGARALIAGLVALAALITAVLLLVPGGDGEGASEDGRPGPAAERWAGTWSAAAAAVEPGNLDGYAGTSIRNVVHTSIGGTSARIQLSNLLGTRPLTIGHASLARAAAPGTPAAAPGTMRRLTFSGRPGVTVPAGGAVTSDPVRLTVPAAADLLVTTYSPAPSGPVTCHPHARQTSYLAHGDRAADTTGAAYTKKVTSWRYLTGVDVRGPHTGGTVVAIGDSITDGNTSTPDANHRWPDFLAARLRTEPGAPRYGVLNQGISGNRLLTDGSRWAVSSGPSVLSRLERDVLSRAGVRTVIVEIGLNDLFKSPRQLDPEKLADGMREIERRARARGIQVIGSTLTPFGGHRGYRAELDSVRQALNAKIRAGEVYERYVDFDKALRDPGNPLRLRPAYDSGDHLHPSDAGYRAMAEAVDLRQLKGTVPTAP, from the coding sequence ATGTCCAGCAGAGGGGGCCTGCCCGTCGGCGGGCGCCTGTCCGCCAGAGGTGCCCGTGCCCTGATCGCCGGGCTGGTGGCGCTGGCCGCACTGATCACCGCCGTGCTCCTGCTCGTCCCGGGCGGCGACGGCGAGGGGGCTTCCGAGGACGGCAGACCGGGGCCCGCCGCCGAACGGTGGGCCGGTACGTGGTCGGCCGCCGCGGCGGCCGTCGAACCCGGCAACCTCGACGGCTACGCGGGTACGTCCATCCGCAACGTGGTGCACACCAGCATCGGCGGCACCAGCGCCCGTATCCAGCTCTCCAACCTCCTCGGCACCCGCCCGCTGACCATCGGCCACGCCTCCCTCGCCCGCGCCGCGGCACCCGGCACCCCGGCCGCCGCGCCCGGCACCATGCGCCGGCTGACCTTCTCGGGGCGGCCCGGCGTGACCGTCCCGGCGGGCGGCGCGGTCACCAGCGACCCGGTCCGGCTGACCGTGCCGGCCGCCGCCGACCTGCTGGTCACCACCTACTCCCCCGCCCCCTCCGGCCCCGTCACCTGCCACCCGCACGCCCGCCAGACCTCCTACCTGGCGCACGGCGACCGGGCCGCGGACACCACCGGCGCCGCCTACACCAAAAAGGTCACCTCCTGGCGCTACCTGACCGGCGTGGACGTGCGCGGCCCGCACACCGGCGGCACCGTCGTCGCCATCGGCGACTCGATCACCGACGGCAACACCTCCACCCCGGACGCCAACCACCGCTGGCCGGACTTCCTCGCCGCCCGGCTGCGCACCGAGCCGGGCGCGCCCCGTTACGGCGTCCTCAACCAGGGCATCAGCGGCAACCGCCTGCTGACCGACGGCAGCCGCTGGGCGGTCAGCAGCGGACCGAGCGTGCTGTCGCGGCTGGAGCGCGACGTGCTCTCCCGCGCGGGCGTACGGACGGTGATCGTGGAGATCGGCCTCAACGACCTGTTCAAGTCACCGCGCCAACTCGACCCGGAGAAGCTGGCGGACGGCATGCGGGAGATCGAGCGCCGTGCGCGGGCGCGCGGCATCCAGGTCATCGGCAGCACGCTCACCCCGTTCGGCGGGCACCGCGGCTATCGGGCGGAACTCGACTCCGTACGGCAGGCGCTCAACGCGAAGATCCGCGCCGGGGAGGTCTACGAGCGGTACGTGGACTTCGACAAGGCACTGCGCGACCCGGGCAACCCGCTGCGGCTGCGGCCCGCCTACGACTCGGGCGACCATCTGCACCCGAGCGACGCGGGTTACCGGGCGATGGCCGAAGCGGTGGACCTGCGGCAGCTCAAGGGGACGGTGCCGACGGCGCCGTGA